A window of the Bacteroides thetaiotaomicron VPI-5482 genome harbors these coding sequences:
- a CDS encoding peptide MFS transporter, producing MSSLKGHPKGLYLIFATSTAERFSYYGMRAIFILFLTQALLFDKEAAASIYGSYTGLVYLTPLIGGYIADKYWGIRRSVFWGAVMMAVGQFLMFMSASSLNNTDLAHWLMYGGLGFMILGNGCFKPTVSSLVGQLYEPGDKRLDAAYTIFYMGVNVGSFAAPLICGFLGDTGNPQDFKWGFLASGIMTLFTVVLFETQKNKYLFSPSGEPIGIVPDARREKKEDKAEHISHPKMDKRTKVRNIIIITALTVALIAFFSYAFSDDWISVGIFTACIVFPVLILLDGSLTKVERSRIFVIYIVAFFVIFFWAAYEQAGASLTLFASEQTDRSIFGWEMPASWFQSFNPLFVVILAYIMPGIWGFLNKRNMEPASPTKQAIGLLLLSLGYLFICFGVKDAIPGVKVSMIWLTGLYFIHTMGEIALSPIGLSMVNKLSPLRFASLMMGIWYLSTATANKFAGMLSGLYPEDGKVKSILGYQIATMYDFFMLFVIMSGVASLILFLLSKKLQKMMHGVE from the coding sequence ATGAGTTCATTGAAAGGGCATCCGAAAGGCCTTTACCTAATTTTCGCAACGAGCACGGCAGAACGTTTCAGTTACTACGGTATGCGTGCCATCTTTATCCTCTTTCTGACGCAGGCATTGCTTTTTGATAAAGAAGCGGCAGCCTCTATCTACGGTAGCTATACCGGACTGGTCTATCTGACTCCGTTGATCGGCGGATACATTGCCGATAAATATTGGGGCATCCGTCGTTCGGTGTTTTGGGGAGCGGTGATGATGGCAGTCGGTCAGTTCCTGATGTTTATGAGTGCCTCTTCACTGAACAATACAGACCTTGCCCACTGGCTGATGTATGGCGGACTCGGATTCATGATTTTAGGTAACGGTTGCTTTAAGCCTACCGTTTCTTCGCTCGTCGGGCAATTATATGAACCCGGGGACAAACGGTTGGATGCTGCATACACCATTTTCTATATGGGTGTTAATGTAGGTTCTTTCGCTGCTCCTTTGATTTGCGGTTTCTTGGGAGACACAGGGAATCCGCAGGACTTTAAATGGGGATTCCTCGCATCCGGAATCATGACGCTGTTCACTGTTGTCCTCTTTGAAACTCAGAAGAATAAATACCTTTTCTCTCCTTCCGGTGAACCAATTGGTATCGTCCCCGACGCCAGACGTGAAAAAAAGGAGGATAAAGCCGAACATATTTCACATCCGAAGATGGACAAACGTACCAAAGTACGTAATATCATCATCATTACTGCCCTTACAGTTGCCTTAATAGCTTTTTTTAGCTATGCCTTTAGCGATGACTGGATTAGTGTGGGTATCTTTACGGCTTGTATTGTCTTTCCAGTACTCATTCTGCTGGATGGTTCATTGACCAAAGTAGAACGTAGCCGTATTTTCGTAATCTATATCGTAGCTTTCTTCGTCATTTTCTTCTGGGCAGCTTACGAGCAGGCAGGAGCTTCTCTGACATTATTCGCTTCCGAACAGACTGACCGCAGCATTTTCGGCTGGGAGATGCCGGCTTCGTGGTTCCAGTCATTCAATCCGCTTTTTGTAGTGATCCTTGCCTATATTATGCCCGGTATATGGGGCTTTCTGAATAAGCGAAACATGGAACCGGCTTCCCCTACCAAACAGGCAATCGGTCTGTTGCTGCTTTCTCTTGGTTATCTCTTCATCTGTTTTGGAGTGAAAGATGCTATTCCAGGAGTAAAGGTGAGCATGATCTGGCTGACAGGACTTTATTTTATTCATACAATGGGAGAAATCGCTCTGTCACCTATCGGGCTTTCTATGGTTAATAAGTTGAGTCCGTTACGTTTCGCCTCCTTGATGATGGGGATCTGGTATCTTTCTACCGCCACCGCAAATAAATTTGCAGGTATGCTGAGTGGCCTCTATCCCGAAGACGGAAAAGTGAAATCAATCCTTGGTTATCAGATCGCTACCATGTATGACTTCTTCATGCTGTTCGTCATTATGTCCGGTGTTGCCTCACTGATTCTGTTCCTTCTCTCGAAGAAATTACAGAAGATGATGCACGGGGTAGAATAA
- the hpt gene encoding hypoxanthine phosphoribosyltransferase: MDTIQIKDKQFTVSIKEQDIQKEVIRVANEINRDLAGKNPLFLSVLNGSFMFTADLLKHITIPCEISFVKLASYQGVTSTGVIKEVIGLNEDIAGRTVVIVEDIVDTGLTMQRLLDTLGTRNPEAIHIASLLVKPEKLKVNLNIEYVAMEIPNDFIVGYGLDYDGFGRNYPDIYTVVD, encoded by the coding sequence ATGGATACCATACAGATAAAAGACAAGCAATTTACTGTTTCCATTAAGGAACAGGATATTCAAAAAGAAGTGATTCGCGTAGCGAACGAAATCAATCGTGATTTGGCAGGTAAGAATCCGCTCTTCCTCAGTGTGTTGAACGGCTCGTTCATGTTTACCGCCGACTTGCTGAAGCATATCACGATTCCGTGCGAAATTTCATTTGTGAAGTTGGCATCTTATCAGGGGGTGACTTCCACCGGAGTAATTAAAGAAGTGATCGGGCTGAATGAAGACATTGCCGGACGTACGGTAGTGATCGTAGAAGATATTGTAGATACCGGACTGACGATGCAGCGTCTGCTGGATACACTGGGCACACGCAATCCCGAAGCGATTCATATCGCCTCTTTGCTGGTGAAACCGGAAAAGCTGAAGGTCAATCTGAACATAGAATACGTAGCGATGGAAATCCCGAATGATTTTATCGTTGGCTACGGATTGGATTATGATGGTTTCGGACGCAATTATCCCGATATTTATACTGTAGTAGATTAA
- a CDS encoding adenylate kinase yields the protein MLNIVIFGAPGSGKGTQSERIVEKYGINHISTGDVLRAEIKNGTELGKTAKGYIDQGQLIPDELMIDILASVFDSFKDSKGVIFDGFPRTIAQAEALKKMLAERGQDVSVMLDLEVPEDELMVRLIKRGKDSGRADDNEETIKKRLHVYHSQTSPLIDWYKNEKKYQHINGLGTMDGIFADICEAVDKL from the coding sequence ATGTTGAACATTGTAATTTTCGGTGCTCCGGGTTCAGGAAAAGGAACGCAGAGCGAACGTATTGTAGAAAAGTATGGAATCAACCACATCTCGACAGGAGATGTATTGCGTGCAGAAATCAAGAACGGCACGGAGCTGGGCAAAACTGCTAAAGGTTACATCGACCAGGGTCAGTTGATTCCGGATGAATTAATGATTGATATTCTGGCAAGCGTATTCGATAGCTTCAAAGACAGCAAAGGTGTAATTTTCGACGGTTTCCCAAGAACAATTGCACAGGCGGAAGCATTAAAGAAAATGTTGGCGGAAAGAGGACAGGATGTTTCTGTAATGTTGGATCTCGAAGTTCCGGAAGATGAACTGATGGTGCGTCTGATCAAACGTGGCAAAGACTCCGGTCGTGCTGATGACAACGAAGAAACAATCAAAAAACGTCTGCATGTATATCATTCACAGACATCTCCGCTGATCGACTGGTACAAGAACGAAAAGAAATACCAGCACATCAACGGTCTGGGTACTATGGATGGTATCTTCGCTGATATCTGCGAAGCGGTAGACAAATTATAA
- the obgE gene encoding GTPase ObgE: MAESNFVDYVKIYCRSGKGGRGSTHMRREKYCPNGGPDGGDGGRGGHIILRGNRNYWTLLHLKYDRHAMAGHGESGSKNRSFGKDGADKVIEVPCGTVVYNAETGEYLCDVTDDGQEVILLKGGRGGQGNSHFKTATRQAPRFAQPGEPMQEMTVIMELKLLADVGLVGFPNAGKSTLLSAISAAKPKIADYPFTTLEPNLGIVSYRDGKSFVMADIPGIIEGASQGKGLGLRFLRHIERNSLLLFMVPADSDDIRKEYEVLLNELRTFNPEMLDKQRVLAITKSDMLDQELMDEIEPTLPEGVPHIFISSVSGLGISVLKDILWEELNKESNKIEDIVHRPKDVTRLQQELKDMGEDEELDYEYEEDADDEDDDLDYEYEEEDWEEK, translated from the coding sequence ATGGCTGAATCGAATTTTGTTGATTACGTAAAGATATACTGTCGCTCAGGCAAGGGCGGAAGAGGCTCTACGCACATGAGGCGCGAGAAATATTGTCCTAACGGAGGTCCCGATGGGGGCGATGGTGGAAGAGGAGGCCATATTATCTTGCGCGGTAACCGTAATTACTGGACATTGCTTCACTTGAAGTATGACCGTCACGCGATGGCAGGTCATGGCGAATCGGGCAGCAAGAACCGTAGTTTCGGGAAAGACGGTGCGGATAAAGTGATCGAAGTACCCTGCGGAACGGTAGTGTATAACGCCGAAACCGGAGAATACCTTTGCGATGTGACGGACGACGGACAGGAAGTGATCTTGTTGAAAGGCGGTCGTGGCGGTCAGGGCAACAGTCATTTCAAGACGGCTACCCGTCAGGCTCCGCGCTTTGCGCAGCCGGGCGAACCGATGCAGGAAATGACGGTGATCATGGAGCTGAAGCTGTTGGCAGATGTAGGACTGGTAGGTTTCCCGAATGCGGGAAAGTCTACGTTGCTTTCTGCCATTTCGGCTGCGAAACCGAAGATTGCCGATTACCCGTTTACGACACTCGAACCGAATCTGGGAATTGTTTCCTATCGCGATGGAAAGTCATTCGTGATGGCGGACATACCGGGTATCATCGAGGGAGCCAGTCAGGGAAAAGGATTGGGACTGCGGTTTCTGCGTCATATCGAGCGTAACTCGTTGCTGTTGTTCATGGTTCCGGCGGATAGCGATGATATCCGCAAGGAGTATGAAGTATTGCTGAATGAGTTGCGTACGTTCAATCCCGAAATGCTGGACAAACAACGTGTGCTGGCTATCACGAAGAGCGATATGCTCGATCAGGAGCTGATGGACGAGATTGAACCGACATTGCCCGAGGGTGTTCCGCATATATTCATTTCTTCTGTTTCCGGTTTGGGAATCTCAGTGTTGAAAGACATTCTGTGGGAGGAACTGAACAAGGAAAGTAATAAGATAGAAGACATTGTTCACCGTCCGAAAGACGTGACCCGTTTGCAGCAGGAACTCAAAGATATGGGCGAGGATGAAGAACTCGACTATGAATATGAGGAAGACGCTGACGACGAAGACGATGATCTCGACTATGAATACGAAGAAGAGGATTGGGAGGAAAAATGA